From one Methylovirgula sp. HY1 genomic stretch:
- a CDS encoding carboxymuconolactone decarboxylase family protein — MSTNFPEKYHDLQVLLGKLSKEASGAVSGFAHLHKEAMAAGTLATKFKELMALGIAVAIRCDDCIAYHVHDALKAGASHAEVIETLGVAMMMGGGPAAMYACEAFEALQQFENKNSSP; from the coding sequence ATGAGCACGAATTTTCCGGAAAAGTACCATGATCTGCAGGTGCTTTTGGGCAAATTGAGCAAGGAGGCGAGCGGCGCTGTCTCCGGTTTCGCACATCTGCACAAGGAAGCGATGGCTGCCGGCACATTGGCGACAAAGTTCAAGGAACTCATGGCGCTCGGCATCGCGGTCGCGATCCGCTGCGACGATTGCATCGCCTATCATGTACATGATGCGCTGAAGGCGGGCGCGAGCCATGCCGAAGTGATCGAGACACTCGGCGTCGCGATGATGATGGGAGGCGGTCCGGCCGCCATGTATGCCTGCGAGGCTTTTGAAGCGCTTCAACAATTTGAGAACAAGAATAGTTCCCCGTAA